From the Armatimonadota bacterium genome, one window contains:
- a CDS encoding ABC transporter substrate-binding protein has product MRPCTYGRPYGAGAPTGKASAATPWRLCSSGPIGLGVAPLRLPASLAVPAGSRAARRVRTVAWVQVLRCALAAAALVLTVSESWAASTRVAVVKSRALSGYDAAEQGFMSVIGAQTQVSVTRYSLSANSTAARQVAAQIKANPPQVVLVLGTEAAQQVGKAVGDIPVVFAMVVDPVQSKLMDNPGRPGGNMTGVHLEIPASETLQALRRVVPTVRIVGVIYDPSNSEPEVDEITAGARSVGLRVVAQAVRSAAEVPAAAGKLRGKVDAIYAPIDTTVYSPQSAKYVLLFAVRNGLPVAGFSPNLVQAGALLALYPDYTDIGRQAGYLALRIISGEAPGRIPVVGPRKSLLALNLSVARALGLTVPETLRRSADKVFK; this is encoded by the coding sequence ATGCGACCATGCACCTACGGCCGACCATACGGCGCTGGGGCTCCGACCGGCAAGGCGTCGGCGGCCACCCCCTGGCGGCTGTGCAGCTCGGGCCCCATCGGCCTGGGAGTCGCCCCCCTGCGGTTGCCTGCGAGCCTCGCCGTGCCTGCCGGCTCCCGCGCCGCGCGCCGGGTGCGGACCGTCGCTTGGGTTCAGGTGCTGCGCTGCGCGCTCGCGGCCGCGGCTCTGGTGCTCACAGTGTCCGAGTCGTGGGCGGCATCTACGCGCGTGGCGGTGGTGAAGAGCCGAGCCTTGTCTGGCTACGATGCCGCCGAGCAGGGATTCATGAGCGTGATCGGCGCCCAAACGCAGGTCAGCGTGACCCGATATAGCCTGAGCGCGAATTCCACGGCGGCGCGCCAGGTGGCAGCGCAGATCAAGGCCAACCCGCCACAGGTGGTGCTGGTGCTAGGCACCGAAGCGGCGCAACAAGTGGGCAAGGCGGTGGGGGACATTCCGGTGGTGTTCGCTATGGTCGTGGACCCGGTTCAGAGCAAGCTCATGGACAACCCTGGGCGGCCCGGCGGCAACATGACGGGAGTGCACCTGGAGATCCCGGCCTCCGAGACGCTGCAGGCGCTGCGGCGCGTCGTGCCCACGGTGCGAATTGTGGGGGTCATTTACGACCCCTCCAACAGTGAGCCCGAGGTGGACGAGATCACCGCGGGGGCGCGCTCAGTGGGGCTGCGAGTGGTGGCGCAGGCGGTGCGCTCGGCGGCCGAGGTGCCGGCGGCGGCGGGGAAGCTGCGCGGCAAGGTGGACGCCATCTACGCCCCGATTGACACGACGGTCTACAGCCCGCAGTCGGCGAAGTACGTCCTGCTGTTCGCGGTGCGCAACGGCCTGCCGGTGGCGGGATTCTCGCCCAACCTGGTGCAGGCGGGGGCGCTGCTGGCGCTCTACCCGGACTACACCGACATCGGCCGCCAGGCGGGATACCTGGCGTTGCGCATCATCTCCGGCGAGGCGCCGGGGCGAATCCCGGTGGTCGGGCCGCGCAAGTCCCTGCTCGCGCTCAACCTGAGCGTGGCGCGCGCGCTGGGGTTGACGGTTCCCGAAACGCTGAGGCGGTCGGCGGACAAGGTCTTCAAGTAG